The proteins below are encoded in one region of Ereboglobus luteus:
- a CDS encoding TIGR00730 family Rossman fold protein, protein MSKLLCVYCASSAKLDPKYYAAAEQIGHAMVSAGWDLIYGGGNAGLMGSVARTVKGDGGRVAGIIPDFMIERELAYREADELVVVKTMRERKRIMAERADAFLALPGGIGTLEELSEVLTERSLNLSQKPVVIFNQDGFYDDLLRFFERMVRENFKRPGMCTLYSVANSVDEIWPLIANAPAFEAESLWANDKKS, encoded by the coding sequence ATGTCAAAACTCCTCTGTGTGTATTGTGCCTCGAGCGCAAAACTTGATCCGAAATATTATGCCGCCGCCGAGCAAATCGGCCATGCGATGGTGTCGGCGGGGTGGGATTTGATTTATGGGGGCGGCAACGCCGGGCTCATGGGCTCGGTGGCCCGGACGGTGAAGGGTGACGGCGGGCGCGTCGCCGGCATCATTCCGGATTTTATGATCGAGCGCGAACTCGCCTATCGCGAGGCAGACGAGCTCGTGGTCGTGAAGACGATGCGCGAGCGCAAACGCATCATGGCCGAGCGCGCGGATGCGTTTCTCGCGCTGCCCGGCGGCATCGGCACGCTGGAGGAACTGAGCGAGGTGCTCACGGAGCGCTCCCTGAATCTGTCGCAAAAACCCGTCGTGATTTTTAACCAGGACGGATTCTACGACGACCTACTCCGCTTCTTTGAACGCATGGTGCGTGAAAACTTCAAACGACCGGGAATGTGCACGCTTTATTCGGTGGCAAACTCGGTCGATGAAATCTGGCCGCTGATTGCAAACGCGCCGGCGTTCGAGGCGGAGAGTCTTTGGGCCAACGACAAGAAAAGCTGA
- the recR gene encoding recombination mediator RecR → MTPAFEKLQRQLKQLPGLGFRSAERIALHLLVEKPEQLPGLVGALEEASRSVRRCARCGNLAEGDGDEALCPICADDRRDHSVVCVVEHVPDLVAMERSGAYRGVYHVLHGKLSPISGVGPEQLNFAPLLERVKNGEARELILALSNDVEGEATCHYITQHLPATDGAEIVKTTRIGFGLPSGGGVLYADSITLKSALEGRREYL, encoded by the coding sequence ATGACTCCCGCATTTGAAAAATTGCAAAGGCAGCTCAAGCAACTGCCCGGGCTCGGATTCCGGTCGGCGGAACGGATTGCGCTGCACCTGCTCGTTGAAAAACCGGAGCAACTGCCCGGGCTCGTGGGCGCGCTCGAGGAGGCCTCGCGCTCGGTGAGGCGTTGCGCGCGTTGCGGCAATCTCGCCGAGGGTGACGGCGACGAGGCGCTGTGTCCGATCTGCGCCGACGACCGCCGCGACCATTCAGTGGTGTGCGTAGTCGAGCATGTTCCCGACCTCGTGGCGATGGAGCGCTCGGGCGCGTATCGCGGCGTGTATCACGTGCTCCATGGGAAACTCTCGCCAATCTCAGGCGTGGGCCCCGAGCAACTCAATTTCGCGCCGCTGCTTGAGCGCGTAAAAAACGGCGAGGCGCGCGAACTGATCCTGGCATTGTCAAACGATGTCGAGGGCGAGGCGACGTGCCACTACATCACGCAGCATTTGCCCGCGACCGATGGCGCGGAAATCGTAAAAACAACACGCATCGGTTTCGGCCTGCCAAGCGGCGGCGGCGTTTTGTATGCGGACTCGATAACGCTCAAAAGCGCGCTCGAGGGCCGTCGCGAGTATTTGTGA
- a CDS encoding YbaB/EbfC family nucleoid-associated protein encodes MAGLGKFLKQAQKMQRQMESLQAQLEAKELDFTHGGGAIKIKVNGAGKFLALDLDPEFLKEDAKFVADTILAAVQDAAKQAKDFNDEEVKKITAAIQMPGMM; translated from the coding sequence ATGGCAGGTCTCGGAAAATTCCTTAAACAAGCACAGAAAATGCAGCGCCAAATGGAGTCGCTCCAAGCGCAGCTCGAAGCAAAGGAACTCGATTTCACGCACGGCGGGGGCGCGATCAAAATCAAGGTCAACGGCGCGGGCAAATTTCTCGCGCTCGACCTCGACCCCGAATTCCTGAAGGAGGACGCCAAGTTCGTCGCCGACACAATCCTCGCCGCAGTGCAGGACGCCGCCAAGCAGGCAAAGGATTTTAACGACGAGGAGGTGAAAAAAATCACCGCCGCAATCCAGATGCCCGGAATGATGTAA
- a CDS encoding VOC family protein: protein MSIQISDIAFIGTPVTDMKAARAFYEGVLGLVPSHVFEWDGKSWIEYDIGPGKNTLAITDSAPEWKPSAAGTVAALEVADFDAAIAHLKANNVTILGEPFETPVCHMAHIADPSGNTITIHHCKKGHH from the coding sequence ATGAGCATCCAAATCTCCGACATCGCCTTCATAGGCACACCCGTCACCGACATGAAAGCGGCCCGCGCCTTTTACGAAGGCGTGCTCGGCCTCGTTCCCTCCCACGTCTTCGAGTGGGACGGCAAATCGTGGATCGAATACGACATCGGCCCCGGCAAAAACACACTCGCCATCACCGACAGCGCGCCCGAGTGGAAACCCTCGGCCGCCGGCACCGTGGCCGCGCTTGAAGTCGCCGACTTCGACGCCGCCATCGCGCACCTCAAGGCGAACAACGTCACCATCCTCGGCGAGCCCTTCGAAACGCCCGTTTGCCACATGGCGCACATCGCCGATCCCTCCGGCAACACCATCACCATCCACCACTGCAAAAAAGGACATCACTGA
- a CDS encoding phage regulatory CII family protein, with product MQSYEVLKEVLKTTSAKQIAADMGLSLSLIYRWTETVPQGANTNSSNNPLDRVAQLLAATRNQAAPHGDTRIAQWVCEQANGFYIKNAPALPQAQGTNLIPATNAIVQEFADMLYEIASASADQQVSATEAKNIRRRWEGLKSVTEGFVRAAESGHFSEDAKSKKADG from the coding sequence ATGCAGTCCTACGAAGTCCTCAAAGAAGTCCTGAAAACAACGAGTGCCAAGCAGATTGCCGCGGACATGGGTCTGTCGCTTTCGCTGATTTACCGCTGGACGGAGACTGTGCCGCAGGGAGCCAACACCAATTCGTCAAACAATCCGCTGGATCGAGTGGCGCAACTTTTGGCCGCGACGCGCAATCAGGCAGCGCCGCATGGCGACACGCGCATCGCCCAATGGGTGTGCGAGCAGGCGAACGGTTTTTATATCAAGAACGCCCCTGCGCTTCCCCAAGCGCAGGGGACAAATCTTATCCCCGCGACCAACGCGATTGTGCAGGAGTTTGCCGACATGCTCTATGAAATCGCGAGCGCGTCCGCTGACCAGCAAGTGAGCGCGACCGAGGCCAAGAACATCCGCAGGCGCTGGGAGGGATTGAAGAGCGTGACGGAGGGTTTTGTGCGCGCCGCTGAAAGCGGACATTTCAGCGAGGATGCAAAAAGCAAAAAAGCGGACGGCTGA
- the sucC gene encoding ADP-forming succinate--CoA ligase subunit beta translates to MNIHEYQAKALFEKFGVHVPKGVAAKSAAEFDSALAQLPEGKIVVKSQIHAGGRGKGTFTDGFKGGVKLCQSRAEAKEIAGKMLGNTLVTLQTGPAGRKVQTVYFTGADSIKKEYYLAILLDRATSRPVIVASTEGGMEIEKVAHETPDKIFKVFIDPAYGLADYQVRELCFKLGFNPAEMKNASKLIRQLYTMFWECDASMVEINPLISTPSDEVYPLDAKVSFDDNALYRHPEITALRDLNEEDPKEIKASEHNLSYIALDGNIACLVNGAGLAMSTMDIIKHYGGNPANFLDVGGGASKEQVMAAFEIILTDPNVKGILVNIFGGIMDCDVIAHGVVAAAKEIGLTLPLVVRLEGNNADAGKATLAASGLTITSGTTMADAAQKIVALVSGK, encoded by the coding sequence ATGAATATCCACGAATACCAAGCAAAAGCCCTTTTTGAAAAGTTCGGCGTCCATGTCCCCAAGGGCGTCGCCGCCAAATCCGCAGCCGAGTTTGACTCCGCGCTCGCCCAGCTTCCCGAGGGCAAAATCGTCGTCAAATCGCAAATCCACGCCGGCGGACGCGGCAAGGGCACCTTTACCGACGGCTTCAAGGGCGGCGTAAAACTTTGCCAGTCGCGCGCCGAGGCGAAGGAAATCGCCGGCAAAATGCTTGGCAACACGCTCGTCACCCTCCAAACCGGCCCCGCCGGGCGCAAGGTGCAGACCGTTTATTTCACCGGCGCCGATTCCATCAAAAAGGAATACTACCTCGCCATCCTCCTCGACCGCGCCACCTCGCGCCCCGTCATCGTCGCCTCCACCGAGGGCGGCATGGAAATTGAAAAAGTGGCGCACGAAACGCCCGACAAAATCTTCAAGGTCTTCATCGATCCCGCCTACGGCCTCGCCGATTACCAAGTGCGCGAACTCTGCTTCAAGCTCGGCTTCAACCCCGCCGAAATGAAAAACGCCTCCAAACTCATCCGCCAGCTCTACACGATGTTCTGGGAGTGCGACGCCTCGATGGTCGAGATCAACCCCCTCATCAGCACGCCCTCCGACGAGGTTTACCCGCTCGACGCCAAGGTCTCTTTCGACGACAACGCGCTCTACCGCCACCCCGAGATCACCGCCCTGCGCGACCTCAACGAGGAGGACCCCAAGGAAATCAAGGCCTCCGAGCACAACCTCAGCTACATCGCGCTCGACGGCAACATCGCCTGCCTCGTCAACGGCGCCGGCCTCGCCATGAGCACGATGGACATCATCAAGCACTACGGCGGCAACCCCGCCAACTTCCTCGACGTCGGCGGCGGCGCCTCGAAGGAGCAAGTCATGGCCGCCTTCGAGATCATCCTCACCGACCCGAACGTGAAAGGCATCCTCGTGAACATCTTCGGCGGCATCATGGACTGCGACGTCATCGCGCACGGCGTGGTCGCCGCGGCGAAGGAGATCGGCCTCACGCTCCCCCTCGTCGTCCGCCTCGAGGGCAACAACGCCGACGCCGGCAAGGCCACCCTCGCCGCTTCCGGCCTCACTATCACCTCCGGCACCACCATGGCCGACGCCGCCCAAAAGATCGTCGCCCTCGTATCCGGGAAATAA
- a CDS encoding NUDIX hydrolase, which translates to MLGAHASTGIDAHEAAMAADMIRFVEAHENCAERSLLAGHLTGSAWIVDAARRRTLLTHHRKLGMWLQLGGHADGELDLASVAMREAREESGLTKLRLVTDADGAVKIFDVDRHRIPGRGEEPEHWHYDVRFLVEADPDEPLVITSESKELAWVDLADVARVNPDESMLRMVRKTPAEQGARGGGC; encoded by the coding sequence ATGCTCGGGGCCCATGCGTCCACTGGAATCGACGCGCACGAGGCGGCGATGGCGGCTGACATGATCCGGTTTGTCGAGGCGCACGAAAACTGCGCGGAACGCTCGCTGCTCGCTGGTCATTTGACCGGCTCGGCGTGGATTGTGGATGCGGCGAGACGGCGCACTTTGCTCACCCATCACCGCAAGCTCGGCATGTGGTTGCAGCTTGGCGGACACGCCGATGGAGAGCTTGATCTCGCCTCGGTCGCGATGCGCGAGGCGCGCGAGGAATCGGGGCTGACAAAATTGCGACTTGTCACGGACGCGGACGGCGCGGTGAAAATTTTCGACGTGGACCGGCATCGCATTCCCGGCCGTGGCGAGGAGCCGGAGCACTGGCATTACGATGTGCGCTTTTTGGTCGAGGCGGATCCGGACGAACCGCTTGTGATAACGAGCGAGTCGAAGGAACTGGCGTGGGTCGATCTCGCGGATGTGGCGCGAGTCAATCCCGACGAATCGATGCTGCGGATGGTGCGAAAAACACCGGCGGAGCAGGGCGCGCGCGGCGGGGGTTGCTGA
- a CDS encoding IPT/TIG domain-containing protein, with product MKRNSRPHAFAIAIIFTILAAPLSLAPLRATIATSLDSFTECEPPQSIYYPLLGSGTFVSEAYAGSQTDQSTGVMRMAFRYRNDATAQGTWWDGDGNTANTDRQRSEVKGLGANQRNKETFEYSTTWRCNPDLVTTGSFFHFFQLKSIDGSNDGRDTPLVAVGIVATGTAAVSYSSGKNSKHTVVREFPYTPGTWQTITLRVTTSGSDQTTGAVRVSVDGDAFTGTSDISLYRDQTFVYQPRWGIYRGISSTAADTALGDAYIEHLYPTANRYSENSAPRIVSFRPKAAVAGSILSIYGIGLNKSAVITINGVTAPVVPAGNTTGFYIMVPDNVTGGPVVVRTDSGIFVAQEQFTLNTTTPAPIVTDVSPLDAKTNDTITITGTNLTDATAIIGGVIAQSRTIPKDSTLTVTVPAEATSGTIVVSTPGGTVTATQTLNLSPIITDVSPTSAKTSHPITITGVNLTGASVTIGGVKANVANNSNTTIRVTLPYNAISGPIVVTTPNGSVTAAQTFTLIPTPSVNRISPAFAQIGDTITLHGTNLGSVTTVTIGGVDAPVIFNDGTTIKTTVPAGAAHSNIDIKDYDGAHVFCPSSIVIITDEPSITIEPHTALVTLAGTPGVSGTDNGPASNALFAAPNGLVTDRAGNLYIADTGNHVIRRLAPDGQVTTLAGTPGLSGATDGPAANALFNFPRGLAISPDNTTLYVADPGNLTARAINLTTNQVITIASIELYPYGLATDPAGNLYISDLLGPPASRSIPLTS from the coding sequence ATGAAAAGAAATTCCCGCCCCCATGCATTCGCAATCGCCATTATTTTCACTATTCTTGCCGCGCCGCTTTCGCTTGCTCCACTGCGGGCCACAATAGCCACCAGCCTCGACAGTTTCACGGAGTGCGAGCCTCCCCAATCCATCTATTACCCCCTGCTTGGCTCCGGCACGTTTGTTTCGGAAGCCTATGCCGGCAGCCAGACGGATCAATCCACTGGTGTCATGCGCATGGCTTTTCGCTATCGCAACGACGCCACCGCACAAGGCACTTGGTGGGACGGCGACGGCAACACTGCGAATACCGACCGCCAGCGATCCGAAGTCAAGGGCCTCGGTGCAAATCAACGAAACAAAGAAACCTTCGAATACTCCACCACATGGCGTTGCAATCCGGATCTCGTAACCACGGGAAGTTTTTTCCATTTCTTTCAACTTAAATCAATCGACGGCTCCAACGACGGTCGCGACACCCCGCTCGTCGCCGTGGGAATCGTTGCCACGGGCACCGCCGCCGTGAGCTACAGCTCGGGCAAAAACAGCAAACACACCGTCGTGCGCGAATTTCCCTACACGCCCGGCACATGGCAGACCATCACCCTTCGCGTCACCACCTCCGGCTCCGACCAGACCACCGGCGCCGTGCGAGTCTCTGTCGATGGCGACGCTTTCACCGGCACAAGCGACATCTCCCTCTACCGCGACCAAACCTTCGTCTACCAGCCAAGATGGGGTATTTATCGAGGCATTTCCTCCACTGCCGCCGACACCGCCCTCGGCGACGCCTACATCGAACACCTCTACCCGACCGCCAATCGTTACTCCGAGAACAGCGCGCCAAGGATAGTCTCTTTTCGACCCAAGGCTGCGGTAGCTGGCTCCATCCTCAGCATCTATGGCATCGGGTTGAACAAGTCGGCAGTCATCACCATCAACGGCGTGACGGCACCCGTCGTTCCAGCGGGCAACACCACAGGCTTCTATATCATGGTTCCGGACAACGTGACCGGCGGTCCCGTTGTCGTTCGGACAGACAGCGGCATTTTCGTCGCCCAAGAACAATTCACACTCAATACAACCACGCCCGCGCCAATCGTGACCGACGTCTCGCCTCTCGACGCAAAAACCAACGATACCATTACCATCACCGGCACAAACCTGACCGACGCCACTGCCATCATCGGCGGCGTGATAGCGCAGTCGCGCACCATCCCCAAGGACTCAACACTCACGGTCACCGTTCCCGCTGAGGCGACTTCCGGCACGATTGTTGTCTCGACTCCCGGCGGCACCGTCACCGCCACACAAACCCTCAACCTCTCGCCAATCATCACCGATGTTTCGCCCACATCCGCGAAAACCAGCCACCCCATCACCATCACCGGCGTAAACCTGACCGGAGCCTCCGTCACCATCGGTGGCGTGAAGGCCAATGTGGCGAACAACTCCAACACGACGATCCGAGTCACTCTCCCCTACAATGCGATCAGCGGCCCGATTGTTGTCACAACACCCAACGGCTCCGTCACCGCCGCGCAAACATTCACACTCATTCCCACTCCGTCCGTGAACCGCATCTCGCCGGCGTTCGCGCAAATCGGCGATACCATTACACTCCACGGCACAAACTTGGGCAGCGTGACCACCGTCACCATCGGCGGCGTTGACGCGCCTGTTATTTTCAACGACGGCACAACCATCAAAACCACCGTCCCCGCCGGAGCGGCCCATAGCAATATTGATATCAAAGACTATGACGGCGCACATGTTTTTTGCCCCTCCTCCATCGTCATCATCACCGATGAGCCCTCCATCACCATCGAACCCCACACCGCCCTCGTCACACTCGCTGGCACACCGGGTGTCAGCGGCACTGACAACGGCCCCGCCTCCAACGCTCTTTTCGCCGCCCCAAATGGACTCGTCACTGACAGAGCCGGAAATCTCTACATCGCCGATACTGGCAACCACGTCATCCGCCGTCTCGCGCCCGACGGACAAGTCACCACCCTTGCCGGCACTCCCGGTCTCAGCGGTGCCACTGACGGCCCTGCCGCCAACGCCCTCTTCAACTTTCCTAGGGGCCTCGCCATCTCCCCGGACAACACTACGCTCTACGTCGCCGACCCAGGCAACTTGACCGCCCGGGCTATCAATCTAACCACCAACCAAGTCATCACCATTGCGAGTATCGAACTCTACCCCTATGGACTCGCCACCGATCCCGCTGGCAACCTCTACATCTCCGACCTCCTCGGCCCCCCGGCCAGCAGATCCATACCTTTAACATCATAA
- the sucD gene encoding succinate--CoA ligase subunit alpha, protein MAILIKPDTKILIQGITGSFGGKHAKLSLDYGTQVVAGVTPGKGGQVFEHNGHKVPVFNTVAEAAAKTGATVSAVFVPPPFAADAILECADAGLDLVVVITEGIPIKDMVRVKRAIAGKKTRLVGPNCPGLVCPGPGEQSHGGCRIGIAPGYINKQGHVGVVSRSGTLTYEAVYQLTEKNIGQSTTVGIGGDPVNGTSHLDVIKMFAADPDTHGIIMIGEIGGNAEVEAARWIKANCDKPVAGFIAGATAPAGRRMGHAGAIVGGAEDTAAAKIAVFKECGIEVAETPSDMADALLRAAKVKGVTLS, encoded by the coding sequence ATGGCTATCCTCATCAAACCCGACACCAAAATCCTCATCCAAGGCATCACCGGCTCCTTCGGCGGAAAACACGCCAAGCTCTCGCTCGACTACGGCACGCAAGTCGTCGCCGGCGTCACCCCCGGCAAAGGCGGGCAAGTCTTCGAGCACAACGGCCACAAAGTGCCCGTCTTCAACACCGTCGCCGAGGCCGCGGCTAAAACCGGTGCGACTGTCTCCGCGGTGTTCGTGCCGCCGCCCTTCGCGGCCGACGCCATCCTCGAATGCGCCGACGCCGGGCTCGACCTCGTCGTCGTCATCACCGAAGGCATTCCAATCAAGGACATGGTCCGCGTTAAACGCGCCATCGCCGGAAAGAAAACCCGCCTCGTCGGCCCCAACTGTCCCGGCCTTGTCTGCCCCGGCCCCGGCGAGCAATCACACGGCGGCTGCCGCATCGGCATCGCCCCCGGCTACATCAACAAACAAGGCCACGTCGGCGTCGTCTCCCGCTCGGGCACCCTCACCTACGAGGCGGTTTATCAACTCACCGAAAAAAACATCGGCCAAAGCACGACCGTCGGCATCGGCGGCGACCCGGTCAACGGCACCTCGCACCTTGATGTCATAAAAATGTTCGCGGCCGATCCCGACACGCACGGCATCATCATGATCGGCGAAATCGGCGGCAACGCCGAAGTCGAGGCCGCCCGCTGGATCAAGGCCAACTGCGACAAACCCGTCGCCGGCTTCATCGCCGGAGCGACCGCGCCCGCCGGACGCCGCATGGGCCACGCCGGCGCGATTGTCGGCGGAGCCGAGGACACCGCCGCGGCCAAGATTGCGGTCTTCAAGGAATGCGGCATCGAAGTCGCGGAAACCCCCAGCGACATGGCCGACGCCCTCCTCCGCGCCGCCAAGGTCAAAGGCGTGACACTGAGCTGA
- a CDS encoding VOC family protein, whose protein sequence is MLKIKDIAFTAYPVTDVSRARAFYSRVLGLKETMAYEFGPGKWWIEYDIGHGTLALHNIMEPAPEGKGANIALEVENLDDALTHFKTLGVAPHEIKPGTVIMDSPACRFFFISDPDGNNINIHQCKHPAH, encoded by the coding sequence ATGCTTAAAATCAAAGACATCGCCTTCACAGCGTATCCCGTGACGGACGTCTCCCGGGCCCGCGCATTCTACTCCCGGGTTCTCGGCCTCAAGGAAACCATGGCATACGAATTCGGCCCCGGCAAATGGTGGATCGAATACGACATCGGCCACGGCACGCTCGCCCTCCACAATATTATGGAACCCGCCCCCGAAGGCAAAGGCGCCAACATCGCCCTCGAAGTCGAGAATCTCGATGACGCGCTCACGCACTTCAAAACGCTCGGAGTCGCCCCGCACGAGATCAAGCCCGGCACCGTCATCATGGACAGCCCCGCCTGCCGCTTCTTCTTCATCAGCGACCCCGACGGAAACAACATCAACATCCACCAATGCAAACATCCCGCGCATTGA
- the floA gene encoding flotillin-like protein FloA (flotillin-like protein involved in membrane lipid rafts) yields the protein MQSIGIPILIVLIVIGIILIAIIGSFFSVWLRALLAKAPVKMFGDLVAMRLRRVPYALIVDARITAKKAEIEIPVSDIEAHYLAGGNVVPTVQALIAAQKANIKLDWRRACAIDLATKGSGKSVVEAVRTSVDPKVIDCPNPDQGRVTIDGVAKDGIQVKVRARVTVRTNLDRFVGGAKEETIIARVGEGIVNTIGSAESYKAVLESPDSISKNVLARGLDVGTAFEILSIDIADVDIGENIGAKLQEAQAMANKSIAQAQAEIRRAAAVALEQEMKAKVQEMQAKVVEAQAEVPLAMADAFRKGNLGVMDYYRMQNVQADTDMRSTIAKPEQKK from the coding sequence ATGCAATCCATCGGTATTCCCATCCTCATTGTCCTGATCGTAATTGGCATCATCCTGATCGCCATTATCGGCTCATTCTTCTCCGTGTGGCTGCGCGCCCTCCTTGCCAAGGCGCCCGTCAAAATGTTCGGCGACCTCGTCGCCATGCGCCTGCGCCGCGTGCCCTACGCGCTCATTGTTGACGCCCGCATCACTGCCAAGAAGGCTGAAATCGAGATTCCCGTTTCCGACATTGAGGCTCACTACCTCGCGGGCGGCAACGTTGTCCCCACTGTGCAGGCCCTTATCGCCGCGCAAAAGGCCAACATCAAGCTCGACTGGCGCCGCGCCTGCGCCATCGACCTCGCAACCAAGGGCTCCGGCAAATCCGTCGTCGAGGCTGTGCGCACTTCCGTTGATCCCAAGGTCATCGACTGCCCCAATCCCGACCAGGGACGCGTCACCATCGACGGCGTCGCCAAGGACGGTATTCAGGTGAAAGTCCGCGCGCGCGTGACCGTGCGCACCAACCTCGATCGCTTCGTCGGCGGCGCGAAGGAGGAAACAATCATCGCCCGCGTCGGCGAGGGCATCGTCAACACCATCGGCTCGGCCGAGTCCTACAAGGCCGTGCTCGAATCGCCCGACTCCATTTCCAAAAACGTGCTCGCCCGCGGTCTCGACGTCGGCACCGCGTTCGAAATCCTCTCCATCGACATCGCCGACGTTGACATTGGCGAGAATATCGGCGCCAAGCTTCAGGAGGCTCAAGCCATGGCCAACAAATCCATCGCGCAAGCGCAGGCCGAAATCCGTCGCGCCGCCGCCGTCGCGCTCGAGCAGGAAATGAAAGCCAAGGTGCAGGAGATGCAGGCCAAGGTCGTCGAGGCGCAGGCAGAAGTCCCGCTCGCCATGGCCGACGCCTTCCGCAAAGGCAACCTCGGCGTGATGGACTACTACCGCATGCAAAACGTCCAAGCCGACACCGACATGCGCTCCACCATTGCGAAACCCGAACAGAAGAAATGA
- a CDS encoding DUF481 domain-containing protein, which produces MLAIFAVLFCTTGAVVRADVLTLANGDKLKGKLVQNIDGMITFKSDILGDIIVATTKASVEVELTPEQKAALAAKAAEEKRIAEAKAAEEKKKTAETTPKKPAIDKTKASFSAIDFRDLRANAKKTRSTKVDDTGWVNRIEFGLTSQTGRVDKLDIYLRTENNRRTPKTETRFLNRYTYGETNDARTADSISSNLRFRRTLSGRLFFQSNTRYDRNRITLVGSDVEQGVGMGYNVLSGKQLVIASGLDAAMRHREYMSPSSGAAKTPNDTSAVINVFQDVSWTINRRFSLTQDFIAVLNTSDTNDQKYNFNAGLTGKITNTFNITTRVELEYNKLLASDLRYFQRITTTLGYIF; this is translated from the coding sequence ATGCTGGCCATTTTTGCCGTCCTGTTTTGCACAACGGGCGCGGTCGTGCGCGCGGATGTCCTGACGCTGGCAAACGGCGACAAGCTCAAGGGCAAACTTGTCCAGAACATCGACGGCATGATCACGTTCAAGTCGGATATTCTTGGCGATATCATTGTGGCGACAACCAAGGCCAGCGTGGAGGTTGAGCTGACGCCCGAGCAAAAAGCCGCGCTTGCCGCCAAGGCCGCCGAGGAGAAGCGCATCGCCGAGGCCAAGGCTGCCGAGGAGAAAAAGAAGACGGCGGAAACGACCCCGAAAAAACCGGCCATCGACAAAACGAAGGCAAGTTTCTCGGCCATTGATTTCAGAGACTTGCGTGCCAACGCAAAAAAGACCCGTTCCACCAAGGTTGACGACACCGGGTGGGTCAACCGCATCGAGTTTGGCCTGACCAGCCAGACGGGGCGCGTTGACAAGCTGGACATCTATTTGCGCACAGAAAACAACCGGCGCACGCCCAAGACCGAAACGCGTTTCCTGAATCGATACACCTATGGTGAAACAAATGACGCGCGCACCGCCGATTCGATTTCGTCCAATCTCCGTTTCAGGCGCACTCTTTCGGGACGGCTCTTTTTTCAAAGCAACACCCGCTATGATCGCAACCGGATAACGCTTGTTGGCAGCGATGTGGAGCAGGGTGTTGGCATGGGTTACAATGTGCTTTCGGGCAAACAGCTCGTGATCGCCTCGGGCCTGGACGCGGCCATGCGGCACAGGGAATACATGAGCCCGAGCAGTGGCGCCGCCAAGACTCCCAATGACACATCGGCGGTGATAAATGTTTTTCAGGACGTAAGCTGGACCATCAACAGGCGATTTTCGCTGACACAGGATTTTATCGCCGTGTTAAATACCAGCGACACCAATGACCAGAAATACAATTTCAACGCGGGGCTGACGGGAAAGATAACGAACACGTTCAACATCACCACGCGCGTTGAACTGGAATACAACAAGTTGCTCGCAAGCGATCTTCGCTACTTCCAGCGCATCACGACGACGCTTGGCTACATATTTTGA